GGGTGCGGCAGATGGATCCCGCTCTTTTCGCAGACATTCAACGTTTGGTTCAGGCGGAAAGGTGGAATCTGGTCGGCGGATGGTGGGTGGAGGCGGACGTCAACATCCCGGACGGCGAATCCCTGGTCCGCCAGGGGCTGTACGGCCAAAGGTTTTTCCGCCGCCATTTCGGCCGTAAGGCCCACTGCGGCTTTTCCCCCGACACGTTCGGACATCCGCATACGCTGCCGCAGATCCTGGCCGGCCAGGATTTGCCGGTCTATTTTTTCATGCGACCGGACCCCCTCGAAAAGCCCGGTTTGCCGGGACTGATCTTTCGCTGGCAAAGTCCCGACGCTGCAGAGGTCCTCGCCTTTCGCATTCTGCAATCGTACAACACGGATGAGAGCGAGCTGGAATCCCGCTTGGCCGCGTTTGCCGGTTATGATAATCTCCCCTATCCGATATTCTATGGCGTCGGCAATCACGGCGGCGGCCCGACCAAGGCGACCATCAGCAAGATCCGGGATTTGATGCAGACCCATCCTGAAATCCGTTTCACTTCTCTGGACGCCTATTCTTGCGAGATCGAACGCATGCGCCGTTCTTGGCCGCTGGTCAGCGATGAGCTTCATAATCACAGCCGCGGCTGCTACTCTGCGCACAGCGGCATCAAATTGCAGCTCCACAAAGCCGAAAAGGCGCTGTTGACCGCGGAAAAAATGCAATGGATCTGCGCGCAGGCGTTGCCGGGCGCTCCGGTCCGTTTGTTGACTGCGGCTTGGGAAAAGGTGCTGTTCAATCAATTTCACGATATCCTATGCGGAACCAGCATCGAATCCGCCTATGACGAAAGTTGCGTTGACCTGGCTGCGGCCGAGAACGAAGCGGCAGAGTGCCTGTCATATTATTGCCGCCGCATGGTGCAGGCCATCGCCACGGACGTCTTTCCGCCGCAGGCGTCTCCCTTTGTGCTGTTCAACCCCCACACCTTTCCTGTCCACGAATGGGTGGAAGTGGAGATGCAGCGGCCTCTGCGCACCGACCGGCCCGCTCTCCTCGACGCCGACGGCGCCGAGATCCCCTATCAGGCGATCCCCACGGCTGCGGTGCATGTTCCTGATCGGATCCGTCTGCTCTTCCGCGCTGCACTGCCCTCCATGGGCTATCGGACCTATGCCGTGGATTTCAGCCGCACGGCCGCACCATCGCCCGCGGGCGTTTCCTACGCAGACGGCGTTCTGCAAAACGAAGTCCTGGCTGTCACCTTTAACCCATCGACAGGGTTCATCGACTCTCTTTATGATAAAATCCTGGGGCGTGAATATCTTTCCGGTCCTGCGTCTGCAGCCCTGGTGTTGGAAGACCGGGATGATACCTGGGGTCATGAAAC
This genomic stretch from bacterium harbors:
- a CDS encoding alpha-mannosidase, whose translation is MTEPSSRPFRMIGHAHIDPVWRWNKTEGIAEVLATFQSAIDRLREFPETAFIASSAQFYEWVRQMDPALFADIQRLVQAERWNLVGGWWVEADVNIPDGESLVRQGLYGQRFFRRHFGRKAHCGFSPDTFGHPHTLPQILAGQDLPVYFFMRPDPLEKPGLPGLIFRWQSPDAAEVLAFRILQSYNTDESELESRLAAFAGYDNLPYPIFYGVGNHGGGPTKATISKIRDLMQTHPEIRFTSLDAYSCEIERMRRSWPLVSDELHNHSRGCYSAHSGIKLQLHKAEKALLTAEKMQWICAQALPGAPVRLLTAAWEKVLFNQFHDILCGTSIESAYDESCVDLAAAENEAAECLSYYCRRMVQAIATDVFPPQASPFVLFNPHTFPVHEWVEVEMQRPLRTDRPALLDADGAEIPYQAIPTAAVHVPDRIRLLFRAALPSMGYRTYAVDFSRTAAPSPAGVSYADGVLQNEVLAVTFNPSTGFIDSLYDKILGREYLSGPASAALVLEDRDDTWGHETLAYDQVIGCFEQPQFTVLEKGPERCCLQISWRYGDSRLVQRFSLTREGRHLDVRVRLHWGEALKMLKLSFATVMRDGEATFSTPFGFIARPMNGEEQPGQSWIDISGRDQQGAFGFSLLSEGKYGYSVLPGEIRLTVLHSPIWSHHRPM